One Lutzomyia longipalpis isolate SR_M1_2022 chromosome 4, ASM2433408v1 DNA segment encodes these proteins:
- the LOC129795322 gene encoding NADH dehydrogenase [ubiquinone] 1 beta subcomplex subunit 3 yields the protein MGGHHMPKVPDASIYRVEDVPELLEVQKSLSRQGLRDPWLRNEVWRYDVKQFGTHRQRLMRVLFRGFGIGFAAFVATIGIEKALKIDYTGGRHHGGHHGEEGHHH from the coding sequence ATGGGAGGTCATCACATGCCAAAGGTCCCGGATGCGTCGATTTACCGCGTTGAGGATGTCCCAGAGTTGCTGGAAGTGCAGAAATCTCTCTCACGACAGGGCCTGCGGGATCCGTGGCTGCGGAATGAGGTGTGGCGGTACGATGTGAAGCAATTCGGAACACACAGGCAGCGCCTCATGCGAGTCCTCTTCCGGGGCTTTGGTATTGGATTTGCCGCCTTTGTGGCCACCATTGGCATTGAGAAGGCCCTCAAGATTGACTACACAGGTGGACGTCACCATGGGGGGCATCACGGTGAGGAGGGGCATCACcattaa
- the LOC129795308 gene encoding protein Rae1: protein MFTTNPLSVTNSFGGAPQAANTNPMKDFEVVSPPEDSVSCMEFSPASVAQNFLIAGSWDNCVRCWEVEMTGKTVPKQMKTMGGPVLDVCWSDDGGKVFIASCDKQVKCWDLASDQMVQVAAHDAPVKTCHWIKGTNYTCLMTGSWDKMLKFWDTRSPNPMMTINLPERCYCADVDYPMAVVGTAGRGLIIYSLENKPMEFKRQDSPLKYQHRAVSIFRDKKKTPVGYALGSIEGRVAIQYVNPTNSKDNFTFKCHRSNGNAGYQDIYAVNDIAFHPVHGTLATVGSDGTFSFWDKDARTKLKSSETMEQSITKCCFNSNGQIFAYAVGYDWSKGHEYNVLHKNHIFLRPCYDELKPRANS from the coding sequence ATGTTCACAACGAACCCACTGAGTGTGACAAATTCCTTTGGGGGTGCCCCACAGGCAGCCAATACGAATCCCATGAAGGATTTCGAGGTGGTTTCCCCGCCGGAGGATTCGGTGTCTTGTATGGAGTTCAGTCCGGCATCTGTGGCGCAGAACTTCCTCATTGCCGGCAGCTGGGACAATTGTGTGCGTTGCTGGGAGGTGGAGATGACGGGGAAGACAGTGCCGAAGCAGATGAAAACAATGGGAGGCCCTGTGCTGGATGTCTGTTGGTCCGACGATGGGGGCAAAGTGTTCATTGCCTCGTGCGACAAGCAGGTGAAATGCTGGGATTTGGCGAGTGATCAGATGGTTCAAGTGGCGGCGCACGATGCACCCGTGAAGACGTGCCACTGGATCAAGGGCACCAACTACACGTGCCTCATGACGGGCTCGTGGGATAAAATGCTGAAATTCTGGGATACGCGCAGCCCAAATCCCATGATGACCATCAATCTCCCGGAACGATGCTACTGCGCCGATGTGGACTACCCAATGGCGGTGGTGGGAACAGCTGGACGGGGGCTAATCATCTACTCGCTGGAGAACAAACCGATGGAGTTTAAGCGTCAGGACAGCCCCCTTAAGTACCAACATCGTGCTGTGAGTATCTTCCGGGATAAGAAGAAGACACCCGTGGGGTATGCACTGGGCTCCATTGAGGGACGTGTGGCCATCCAGTATGTGAATCCCACAAATAGCAAGGATAACTTCACTTTCAAATGTCATCGTTCCAACGGGAATGCCGGCTACCAGGACATCTATGCTGTCAATGATATTGCTTTCCATCCGGTGCACGGAACCCTCGCCACGGTGGGCAGTGATGGGACATTCAGCTTCTGGGACAAGGATGCCCGCACCAAGCTCAAATCGTCCGAAACAATGGAGCAATCCATCACAAAGTGCTGCTTCAATTCCAACGGGCAGATCTTTGCCTACGCCGTGGGCTACGACTGGTCAAAGGGGCACGAATACAATGTCCTCCACAAGAATCACATCTTCCTCCGGCCATGCTACGATGAGCTCAAACCACGAGCCAACTcttaa